The following are encoded together in the Macrobrachium rosenbergii isolate ZJJX-2024 chromosome 21, ASM4041242v1, whole genome shotgun sequence genome:
- the LOC136849734 gene encoding uncharacterized protein yields MATNSSETGICKCSTHYWAYNDTRCIHQISYSGFIWTWINKKIVNSMCNVTFTLKAPVDFQIRLMNGEDFYSGVPNYEIRIGYASNTTTRLARTGVLITEVSTPGILTNNFQNFTLSWCNGVITIGRQGQAPVLSWTDSVPITPIRGMGFYSVASNNHIFIPHNLVDPYFPTSESSGVVRVNGYDYHKVKLLDSGAPASNISFIFECMAPRDCTILYSAFYKIIFGSFVNTLTSLWSSRHNDWIPHINTPSIVSKTEYKKFWITINGRTFKAGKGDDPIPLINWTETVDVNLTHVSICTFDGDIGYFKVLSHRQFHEYPNGGYV; encoded by the exons ATGGCAACAAATTCTTCGGAAACGGGCATTTGCAAATGTTCCACTCACTACTGGGCTTACAATGACACACGGTGCATTCACCAGATAA GCTATAGCGGTTTCATCTGGACGTGGATTAACAAGAAGATTGTAAACAGCATGTGCAATGTGACTTTCACATTAAAAGCACCAGTAGACTTTCAAATCAGACTGATGAACGGTGAAGACTTCTACAGTGGGGTCCCGAACTACGAAATTA GAATTGGATATGCATCAAACACGACAACTCGACTGGCCAGAACTGGAGTTTTAATAACTGAGGTCTCAACTCCTGGAATCCTCACCAATAACTTCCAGAACTTCACTTTAAGTTGGTGTAATGGTGTTATAAC aattggCAGACAAGGACAGGCCCCTGTTCTTTCATGGACAGATTCCGTTCCTATAACGCCAATTAGAGGAATGGGATTCTACTCAGTAGCATCTAATAACCACATATTCATCCCACACAATCTTGTTGATCCTTACTTTCCTACAAGTGAATCCAGTGGTG TTGTTCGTGTGAATGGTTATGACTATCATAAAGTGAAGCTTCTCGACAGTGGCGCTCCTGCATCGAACATCAGTTTCATCTTTGAATGTATGGCTCCCAGAGATTGTACTATTCTTTACAGCGCATTTTACAAGATAA TTTTTGGGTCTTTTGTCAATACACTGACATCACTCTGGAGCAGCCGTCACAATGATTGGATACCACATATAAACACTCCAAGCATTGTCTCCAAAACTGAGTACAAGAAATTTTGGATAACTATTAACGGACGTACATTCAA GGCTGGCAAAGGTGATGACCCAATTCCTCTTATCAACTGGACAGAAACTGTAGATGTAAATCTTACTCACGTGAGCATCTGTACCTTTGATGGTGACATTGGTTACTTCAAGGTTCTTTCTCACAGGCAGTTCCATGAATATCCCAATGGTGGATATGTGTGA